One part of the Mesorhizobium sp. M4B.F.Ca.ET.058.02.1.1 genome encodes these proteins:
- a CDS encoding molybdopterin oxidoreductase family protein, which produces MNQHAKLRFGHSACPHDCPSTCALEVELLDENRIGRVHGAKANSYTAGVVCAKVARYADRVHHPDRLLKPLIRARAKGEGAWKESSWDAALDLVAEKFLKAEETYGSETVWPYYYAGTMGLVQRDGIHRLRHAKKYSGFFGSICTNLAWTGWMAGAGALRGPDPREMAKSDCVVIWGTNAVVTQVNVMTHAIKARKARGAKIVVIDVYENATTKQADMGLVLRPGTDGALACAVMHVLFRDGFADRAYLEKYTDDPRGLEEHLRTKTPEWAAAITGLDVAEIETFAHLVGTTKKTYFRLGYGFSRQRNGSVNMHAAASIAAVTGAWQYEGGGAFHSNSGIFKLNQDVLEGTAMRDPNIRHLDHSRIGPVLTGASDALYGGPPVTALLIQNTNPVNVAPEQRLVKQGFLRDDLFTCVHEQFMTDTARLADVVLPATMFLEHDDIYKGGGNQHITLGPKLIDPPEGPRTNHFVIEELAKRLGVGDRPGFGLTEKEHIDIILGKRGLGGFDSLKEQKWIDMQPDFEAAHFINGFGHPDGKFRFRPDWSGQAAPNRPPRSMGLFGPVERLPEFPDHVELIEAADEAHPFRLTTSPARNFLNSTFAETPVSKQKEGRPVLLLHPEDAAGLGLADGGRVEVGNQRGELVLHAKFFDGIQRGVVIAEGIWPNSAHERGEGINVLTGADAPAPYGGAALHDNKVWLRKPQELRA; this is translated from the coding sequence ATGAACCAGCACGCCAAGCTGCGATTCGGCCATTCGGCCTGTCCGCACGACTGCCCGTCCACCTGCGCGCTCGAAGTCGAGCTGCTCGACGAAAACCGCATTGGCCGCGTCCATGGCGCCAAGGCCAACAGCTACACGGCTGGCGTCGTCTGCGCCAAGGTCGCCCGCTATGCCGACCGCGTTCATCATCCCGACCGCCTGCTGAAGCCGCTGATCAGGGCGCGTGCCAAGGGCGAGGGCGCCTGGAAGGAATCCAGCTGGGACGCGGCGCTCGACCTCGTCGCCGAGAAGTTCCTCAAGGCTGAGGAGACATACGGCTCGGAGACGGTCTGGCCCTATTACTATGCCGGCACGATGGGTCTGGTGCAGCGCGACGGCATCCACCGGCTGCGCCACGCGAAAAAGTACTCCGGCTTCTTCGGCTCGATCTGCACCAATCTCGCCTGGACCGGATGGATGGCGGGGGCGGGCGCGCTGCGCGGTCCCGACCCGCGCGAGATGGCGAAGTCGGATTGCGTGGTGATCTGGGGCACCAACGCCGTGGTCACCCAGGTCAACGTCATGACCCACGCGATCAAGGCACGCAAGGCACGCGGCGCCAAGATCGTCGTCATCGACGTCTATGAGAATGCCACAACGAAACAGGCCGACATGGGCCTGGTGCTGAGGCCCGGCACCGATGGCGCGTTGGCCTGCGCGGTCATGCATGTGCTGTTCCGCGACGGTTTTGCCGACCGCGCCTATCTCGAGAAATACACTGACGATCCGCGCGGGCTGGAAGAGCATTTGCGGACAAAAACGCCGGAATGGGCGGCAGCGATCACCGGGCTCGATGTCGCCGAGATCGAAACCTTCGCGCATCTCGTCGGCACGACGAAGAAGACCTATTTCCGCCTCGGCTACGGTTTCTCGCGCCAGCGCAACGGCTCGGTCAACATGCACGCTGCGGCCTCGATCGCCGCCGTCACCGGCGCCTGGCAATATGAGGGCGGCGGCGCCTTCCACTCCAATTCGGGCATCTTCAAGCTGAACCAGGACGTGCTCGAAGGTACAGCGATGCGCGATCCCAACATCCGTCATCTCGATCACTCGCGCATCGGCCCCGTGCTGACCGGGGCGAGCGACGCGCTCTATGGCGGACCGCCGGTGACGGCGCTGCTCATCCAGAACACCAATCCGGTCAATGTCGCGCCCGAGCAGCGGCTGGTGAAGCAGGGTTTTCTGCGCGACGACCTGTTCACCTGCGTGCACGAACAGTTCATGACCGACACGGCCAGGCTCGCCGATGTCGTGCTACCGGCGACGATGTTTTTGGAGCATGACGACATCTACAAGGGCGGCGGCAACCAGCACATCACGCTGGGACCAAAACTGATCGATCCGCCCGAGGGGCCGCGCACCAACCATTTCGTCATCGAGGAGCTGGCAAAACGGCTCGGCGTCGGCGACAGGCCGGGCTTCGGCCTGACCGAGAAGGAGCATATCGACATCATCCTCGGCAAGCGCGGGCTGGGCGGCTTCGACAGCCTGAAGGAACAGAAATGGATCGATATGCAGCCGGATTTCGAGGCGGCGCATTTCATCAACGGCTTCGGCCATCCGGACGGAAAATTCCGCTTCCGCCCCGACTGGTCAGGACAGGCGGCGCCCAACCGGCCGCCGAGGAGCATGGGCCTGTTCGGGCCGGTCGAGCGGCTGCCGGAATTCCCCGACCATGTCGAGCTGATCGAGGCAGCGGACGAGGCGCATCCGTTCCGGCTGACCACCTCGCCGGCGCGCAACTTCCTCAACTCGACCTTTGCCGAGACGCCGGTGTCGAAGCAAAAGGAGGGCAGGCCGGTGCTGCTGCTGCATCCCGAGGATGCCGCCGGGCTGGGGCTTGCCGATGGCGGTCGCGTCGAGGTCGGCAACCAGCGCGGCGAACTGGTGCTGCACGCCAAGTTCTTCGACGGCATCCAGCGTGGCGTGGTGATCGCCGAAGGCATCTGGCCGAACAGCGCGCATGAGCGCGGCGAGGGCATCAATGTGCTGACCGGCGCCGACGCGCCGGCGCCCTATGGCGGTGCGGCGCTGCACGACAACAAGGTGTGGTTGCGCAAGCCGCAAGAGCTTAGGGCCTGA
- the speB gene encoding agmatinase, with protein MSKISLLGIPHDENSSWLRGAAEAPPLIRRELTSDAYSSWSETGFDLSDRFIDHGDIDFAQAGDPWERIEDEVGRALDAGHPLISLGGDHAITWPLLRAVRRRHPSLTILHIDAHPDIYHAYDDNPRSHTSPFARIMEERLADRLIQVGLRTVNDHHRDQFKRFGVEVVEMRHFKEGLRLDLKTPVYVSMDIDALDPAFAPGISHREPGGFTTRQVIGLIQSIDQPIVAADVVEYNPRQDLSNVTALVAAKLVKEIAGMMLKTNGATAG; from the coding sequence GTGAGCAAGATCTCGCTTCTGGGCATTCCGCATGATGAGAATTCGTCCTGGCTGCGCGGTGCGGCCGAAGCGCCGCCGCTCATCCGGCGCGAGCTCACCAGCGATGCTTACAGTTCATGGTCGGAAACCGGCTTTGACCTCAGCGACCGCTTCATCGATCATGGCGATATCGATTTCGCGCAGGCCGGCGATCCGTGGGAGCGGATCGAAGACGAGGTGGGTCGCGCGCTGGATGCCGGCCATCCGCTGATCTCGCTCGGCGGCGACCATGCGATCACCTGGCCGCTGCTGCGCGCGGTGCGGCGCCGCCACCCCAGCCTGACGATCCTGCATATCGATGCCCATCCCGATATCTATCATGCCTATGATGACAATCCGCGCTCGCACACCTCGCCCTTCGCACGCATTATGGAGGAGCGGCTTGCCGACCGGCTGATCCAGGTCGGCCTGCGCACCGTCAACGACCACCACCGCGACCAATTCAAGCGCTTCGGTGTCGAGGTGGTGGAGATGCGGCACTTCAAGGAAGGGCTGCGGCTTGACCTCAAGACGCCGGTCTATGTCTCCATGGATATCGACGCTCTCGATCCGGCCTTCGCGCCCGGCATTTCCCATCGCGAACCAGGCGGGTTCACTACCCGCCAAGTGATCGGTCTGATCCAGTCAATCGACCAGCCAATCGTCGCCGCCGACGTCGTCGAATACAATCCGCGCCAGGACCTCTCCAACGTCACTGCGCTTGTCGCCGCCAAACTGGTAAAGGAGATCGCCGGCATGATGCTGAAGACGAATGGCGCGACTGCCGGCTGA